ATGCCTGCCATCAGCCTGTCCACGAACAGCAGCTTGTCCAGCGCCTTCCAGCCGGCGTACTCGCTGCGCCAGTCCAGCCCCGGCGTCAGCCAGACGGCGAAGGTCTCGACGAAATCCTCGTCCGGGTGGTACTGGGCGTAGTAGTTGTCCAGGTGCCGCACGAAGCTCTTGCTGTACGGGCGGAAGCGGTAGGTGTCGCCGTAGTCCTGGGTGGATTCGCCGAAGACTTCCTTCCAGTCATGCTTGTGGTGCAGGTTATAGGCGTAGCACAGCGCGTGCCCGGCCTCGTGGCGCAGCAGCTTCATGCACCATTCGATGGTCTCGCCCTCGGCCTCCAGCATCATCTTCTTTTCCAGCGCCGTCAGCCGCGGATGTGCCAGGTAGAAGGGGATGCCGATGACCGGCACGTCCTCGGGCGTGAGCCACTCGTCGGCCAGGTAGCAGCGCGGCTCGAACAGGATGTTCTTGGCCTTCAACTCCGCATGCAGCTGCGCCACGCATTTTTCCAGCCAGGTGTCCTCGATCCATACCGGCAGGTCGCAGATGCGCGTGTCGAGCAGCTGCTCCTCCGGGATCGTGTCGAGGTCGATCGGCGGCTTGTGCTGGTCCTGGCCGGCGGCCATGCCCGCTCCCTCTAATGGCTTTCAGTCCCGTTCAGGCCTGATATTAATAGAGTCAGGGGAACGGGAGGGGAAAACGATGGGGGTCGAGATCCGGGGCAAGACCATCGTCATCACCGGCGCGTCCAGCGGCATCGGCGCGGCGGCGGCGAAGCTGCTCGCGCGCAAGGGCGCGCGCGTCTGCCTGGTGGCGCGCAGAGCCGACGAGCTGGCGCGGGTGAAGGCCGACATCGAGGCGGCGGGCGGGCAGGCCTGGATCTATCCCGCCGACCTGTCGAAGGAGGCCGAGATCGACGCCTGCGCGCGGGCCATCCTCGCCGAGCACCCGCAGGTGGACGTGCTGGTCAACAATGCCGCGCGCTCGATCCGTCGGCTGGTCAGCGAATCGTTCGACCGCTTCCACGACTACCAGCGCACCATGCAGCTCAACTACTTCGGGCCATTGCGGCTGACGCTGGCCATGCTGCCCGGCATGCTGGCGCGCGGCCAGGGGCATATCGTCAATGTTTCCAGCTACTCCACCATGCTGACGGTGCCGCGCTTTTCCGCCTATGTCGCGAGCAAGTCGGCGCTGGAGGGCTTCTCGCGCAGCCTCGCCGCCGAGCTGGTCGGCAAGGCGATTTACGTCACCGTGATCAACTACCCGCTGGTCAAAACGCCGATGACCGCCCCGACGGCCGGTTACCGTTACCTCAAGCAGATGGAGCCGGAAGAGGCCGCAGGCTGGATCGTGAAGGCGATCGAGAAACGCCCGGCGCGCGTCGCCACCTTCATCCAGGCCGCCTGGGGCGTGCTGCTGGCCGCTTTCCCGACGCTGATGACGGCCTATACCGGGCGCTT
The nucleotide sequence above comes from Nevskiales bacterium. Encoded proteins:
- a CDS encoding putative zinc-binding metallopeptidase, with translation MAAGQDQHKPPIDLDTIPEEQLLDTRICDLPVWIEDTWLEKCVAQLHAELKAKNILFEPRCYLADEWLTPEDVPVIGIPFYLAHPRLTALEKKMMLEAEGETIEWCMKLLRHEAGHALCYAYNLHHKHDWKEVFGESTQDYGDTYRFRPYSKSFVRHLDNYYAQYHPDEDFVETFAVWLTPGLDWRSEYAGWKALDKLLFVDRLMAGIAGKPPLVKGGRLYWKASGIRSTLRRFYQKRRKAEAENYPDFHDANLKRMFAEGKARGETRLAVARLLQAHRKTLLIQVAGWTGERRYMVNEVLKAIHQRSRALRLVTEEPEAVAVLKLTSYITSLLMNYRYTNRLRGPI
- a CDS encoding SDR family NAD(P)-dependent oxidoreductase, which translates into the protein MGVEIRGKTIVITGASSGIGAAAAKLLARKGARVCLVARRADELARVKADIEAAGGQAWIYPADLSKEAEIDACARAILAEHPQVDVLVNNAARSIRRLVSESFDRFHDYQRTMQLNYFGPLRLTLAMLPGMLARGQGHIVNVSSYSTMLTVPRFSAYVASKSALEGFSRSLAAELVGKAIYVTVINYPLVKTPMTAPTAGYRYLKQMEPEEAAGWIVKAIEKRPARVATFIQAAWGVLLAAFPTLMTAYTGRFMLRRARKLQARVERDAQRNGRA